A single region of the Poecile atricapillus isolate bPoeAtr1 chromosome 25, bPoeAtr1.hap1, whole genome shotgun sequence genome encodes:
- the PANX3 gene encoding pannexin-3 encodes MSLSHTAAEYMLSDALLPDPSSSRAKGLRLELPSDRLLKFVTVGLPLFLVSLAFAREFSAGSQISCFSPTNFTGKQSAYTDTACWDSLIHHGFDAEGRAITKSLWALKVFPYSLLVVAVLMYLPYLLWRYAAAPALHCDLLFIIDELDKSYNRSVRLVQHMKKVQQASAEPEQFWEEYERARRERYFEFPLLERYLTCKQRSHALVFIYILRNLLLLLFLAATCLYLVFLHLNIFFQDEFSCSIKTGLLQEEPHIPPLIPCKLVFFSVFQLISLSVGCVYVLLIPVVIYNALQLCQWDKGLLSVYEMLPAFDLLSRRMLTCPLNDLNVILLFLRANISELTSFSRLNAVSALREATANKEDIDTVIDFMTLLAGLETTKPKHQACTPEAEGSTALSNGAALEPKPGVETMGKASRDSLGSA; translated from the exons ATGTCCCTGTCGCACACGGCTGCCGAGTACATGCTCTCTGATGCTCTGCTCCcagatcccagcagctcccgagCCAAGGGTTTGCGGCTGGAACTGCCAAGCGATCGCCTGCTCAAGTTTGTCACCGTGGGGCTGCCCCTCTTCCTCGTCTCACTGGCTTTCGCCCGCGAGTTCTCTGCTG GCTCCCAGATCAGCTGCTTCTCTCCCACCAACTTCACGGGGAAGCAGTCCGCCTACACGGACACGGCTTGCTGGGACTCCCTCATCCACCACGGCTTTGACGCCGAGGGACGTGCCATCACCAAGTCCCTCTGGGCTCTCAAG GTCTTCCCCTACTCTCTGCTGGTGGTGGCGGTGCTGATGTACCTGCCGTACCTGCTGTGGCGTTACGCTGCCgcccctgccctgcactgcGACCTCCTCTTCATCATCGACGAGCTGGATAAATCCTACAACCGCTCCGTGCGCCTGGTGCAGCACATGAAGAAGGTCCAGCAGGCCAGTGCTGAGCCAGAGCAATTCTGGGAGGAGTACGAGAG GGCCCGCAGGGAGAGGTATTTTGAGTTCCCATTGCTGGAGCGGTACCTGACCTGCAAGCAGCGTTCCCATGCCCTGGTGTTCATCTACATCCTGCggaacctgctgctgctcctgttcctggcTGCCACCTGCCTCTACCTGGTCTTTCTCCACCTTAACATCTTCTTCCAGGATGAGTTCAGCTGCTCCATCAAAACAGGGCTGCTCCAGGAAGAGCCACACATCCCTCCACTCATCCCTTGCAAGCTGGTCTTCTTCTCCGTGTTCCAGCTCATCAGCCTCTCAGTGGGCTGTGTCTATGTCCTCCTCATCCCTGTTGTCATCTACaatgccctgcagctctgccagtggGACAAGGGACTGCTCTCTGTCTATGAGATGCTGCCTGCCTTCGACCTGCTCAGTCGCAGGatgctcacctgtcccctcaatGATCTCAACgtcatcctcctcttcctccgcGCCAACATCTCTGAGCTGACCTCCTTCAGCCGCCTCAACGCCGTCAGCGCCCTGAGGGAAGCCACTGCCAACAAGGAGGACATTGATACTGTCATCGATTTCATGAcactgctggctgggctggagacCACCAAGCCCAAACACCAAGCTTGCACCCCCGAGGCCGAAGGCAGTACAGCCCTCTCCAACGGAGCAGCCCTAG AACCAAAGCCTGGAGTGGAAACGATGGGAAAAGCCTCACGGGACTCGCTCGGCTCTGCCTGA
- the SIAE gene encoding sialate O-acetylesterase — translation MAAWALLALLALAPVAAGRLLSFASYYGDHMVLQKKPSGAVVWGHGKLGAVVTVTLSGASGLIIMKKTAQVKGPSGTWTAVLDPMDQGGPYALTAEQGLENVTLRDIYFGDVWLCSGQSNMAMTVLQVINASQELAAAARYPYVRIFAAALALSDVELEDLEQVDLPWSIPTAENLGHGNFTYFSAVCWLLGRSLYEALGSPIGLVEVAWGGTPIEAWSSRRVLQACGLPEDTESTSPHQHLSGPQKPSVLWNAMIHPLLNMTLRGVAWYQGEANTFLNTDQYNCTFPALIADWRQAFHTGSAGQTEPLLPFGFVQLSTYRHRSADDSFARLRWHQTADLGVVPNARMPRTFMAVAIDLGDEHSPYGSVHPRDKQNVAHRLLLGARAVAYGDKDLVFQGPYPTRAILEVTRGLLNVTYSQELICRQRDAQAFEVCCSSQASPCQWLLAPVVAVGSRTVTLALSGCRTLLLGLRYAWAEWPCEYQACPLYNPQGLPAPPFLLDTLPAGNAAGGRELLLLPSTRFPLN, via the exons ATGGCGGCGTGGGcgctgctggcgctgctggcTCTGGCTCCGGTGGCGGCAG GGAGATTGCTCAGCTTTGCCTCCTACTATGGTGACCACATGGTGCTGCAGAAGAAGCCGTCAGGGGCTGTGGTGTGGGGCCACGGGAAGCTGGGGGCCGTGGTGACCGTCACTCTCTCAGGGGCCAGTGGCCTCATCATCATGAAGAAAACAGCACAGGTTAAAG GACCATCTGGGACTTGGACAGCTGTCCTGGACCCAATGGATCAGGGCGGTCCCTATGCACTGAcggctgagcagggcttggagAACGTGACACTGCGGGACATCTACTTTGGAGATGTGTGGCTTTGCAGTGGACAGAGCAACATGGCAATGACGGTCCTGCAG GTGATCAATGCCAGCCAGGagctcgctgctgctgctcgcTATCCCTATGTCCGTATCTTTGCTGCGGCGCTTGCCCTCTCTGACGTGGAGCTGGAGGACCTGGAGCAGGTTGACTTGCCATGGTCCATTCCAACAGCTG AAAACCTGGGCCACGGGAATTTCACCTACTTCTCGGCCGTGTGCTGGCTGTTGGGGCGTTCCCTGTATGAGGCTCTGGGGTCCCCCATCGGGCTGGTGGAGGTGGCCTGGGGGGGGACCCCCATCGAGGCCTGGTCCTCCCGCCGGGTTCTGCAGGCGTGTGGGCTCCCAGAGGACACAGAGAG CACTTCCCCACATCAGCATCTCTCTGGCCCACAAAAGCCCTCCGTGCTCTGGAATGCCATGATACACCCGCTGCTCAACATGACCCTGCGTGGTGTCGCTTGGTACCAGG GTGAGGCCAATACCTTCCTGAACACAGACCAGTACAACTGCACCTTCCCTGCACTCATCGCCGACTGGCGCCAGGCATTCCACACTGGATCAGCCGGACAGACAGAGCCACTTCTCCCCTTTGGCTTCGTGcag CTGTCCACCTACCGCCATCGGAGTGCAGACGACAGCTTTGCCCGGCTCCGCTGGCACCAAACTGCCGATCTGGGGGTTGTTCCCAATGCCAGGATGCCCAGAACTTTCATGGCTGTAGCCATAGATCTGGGTGATGAGCACTCTCCCTATGGCAG TGTCCACCCCCGGGACAAGCAGAATGTGGCGCACCGACTGCTGCTGGGTGCCAGGGCTGTGGCTTATGGGGACAAGGACCTCGTGTTCCAGGGCCCATATCCCACCCGGGCTATCCTGGAGGTGACCAGGGGGCTGCTGAATGTCACCTACAGCCAGGAGCTCATCTGCCGTCAGAGGGATGCACAGGCATTTGAG gtgtgctgctccagccaggcaTCCCCATGCCAGTGGCTGCTGGCACCAGTGGTGGCAGTAGGGTCCCGCACGGTGACGCTGGCCCTGAGTGGCTGCAGGACGCTGCTGCTGGGCCTGCGCTATGCCTGGGCTGAGTGGCCCTGTGAGTACCAGGCCTGCCCCCTCTACAACCCCCAGGGGCTGCCTGCACCCCCCTTCCTGCTGGACACCCTCCctgcagggaatgctgctggagggagggagctgctgctccttcctaGTACCAGGTTCCCTCTGAATTAG
- the NRGN gene encoding neurogranin, producing MDCCNEGACTKLDEDILDIPLDDPDANAAAAKIQASFRGHMTRKKIKGGEIDRKTKDAECANSTRGGDLRNGD from the exons ATGGACTGCTGCAAT GAGGGAGCCTGCACAAAGCTGGACGAGGACATCCTGGACATCCCTTTGGACGATCCTGATGCCAACGCGGCAGCTGCCAAGATCCAGGCTAGTTTCCGTGGCCATATGACCCGCAAGAAGATCAAAGGGGGCGAGATTGATCGGAAAACCAAGGACGCCGAGTGCGCCAACAGCACCCGCGGCGGCGACCTCCGCAACGGCGACTAG